A window from Thermoflexus sp. encodes these proteins:
- a CDS encoding cupredoxin domain-containing protein: protein MRRTLYLVAAWAIVGLLLGACGGGTGGTSGGGATLTVEMGDLYFKPNTLTAKPGQTLQITLDNRGSLEHNFVLYDADGKTVLFEQDGIQPGQKVNIYLKAPEKPGTYPYVCTVPGHREGGMVGTLTVQP, encoded by the coding sequence ATGCGACGGACACTCTATCTTGTCGCGGCATGGGCCATCGTGGGCCTGTTGCTGGGGGCGTGCGGCGGCGGCACCGGCGGGACCAGCGGCGGGGGGGCGACCCTCACGGTCGAGATGGGCGACCTGTATTTCAAGCCGAACACGCTAACGGCGAAGCCGGGCCAGACCTTGCAGATCACCCTGGACAATCGGGGTTCCCTGGAGCATAACTTTGTCCTCTATGACGCGGATGGGAAAACGGTGCTCTTCGAGCAGGACGGGATCCAGCCAGGCCAGAAGGTGAACATCTACCTGAAGGCGCCGGAGAAGCCGGGGACCTATCCATATGTGTGCACAGTGCCCGGCCACCGGGAAGGCGGGATGGTGGGCACCCTGACCGTGCAGCCGTAA
- a CDS encoding S9 family peptidase encodes MRGILPYGLWPSPLAPERMAAMLRITDVQWDRSGRARIWREERSGRGVLVAQENEDAPRDLTDIESVRARIGYGGGDFTTGDGFVIYAGEDGRLYRLPLRAGLPQPITPPFGNVASPALSPDGRWVLYVHSDGATDGLALVDAEGRGWPQKAIEGADFYMQPVWHPTHPLIAWVEWDHPNMPWDGARLGLARLEGDPPRPSRIEVVDGDARTPVFQPAFSPDGRFLSYILTEGEWDALVVMDLETGARRILVEGTTLAPPAWVQGLRVYGWSPRGDRIFYRRSENAMAFLEAVDLEGHIVRLDLGPYTWFEQLAVAPDREALAMIASSPLQPPRGISWEDGRIRVHRYASAERIPPEALSFPQSIQWRAPDGTMVHGLYYPPVGPRVEGTDFPPAIISIHGGPTSQRVMSYNADAQFFATRGFAYLEVNYRGSTGYGRSYRDALKGNWGVLDVEDAVGGARALVERGLADPRRLVIMGGSAGGYTVLNALIRYPGFFRAGICLFGVANLFTLAAETHKFEAHYLDTLVGPLPEAAERYRERSPIFHADRIQDPVAIFQGAEDRVVPPNQAEAIAEALRRRGVPHLYRLYPGEGHGWRRAETITAFYQEVLDFLRQYVLFA; translated from the coding sequence ATGCGCGGGATTCTCCCCTATGGTCTCTGGCCCAGCCCGCTGGCCCCGGAACGCATGGCCGCGATGCTCCGCATCACGGATGTCCAGTGGGATCGCTCCGGCCGCGCCCGGATCTGGCGGGAGGAGCGCTCGGGCCGCGGCGTTCTGGTCGCCCAGGAGAACGAAGACGCCCCCCGCGACCTCACGGATATCGAGTCGGTCCGCGCCCGCATCGGCTACGGCGGCGGGGATTTCACGACCGGCGATGGCTTCGTGATCTATGCCGGGGAGGACGGCCGGCTGTATCGCCTTCCGTTGCGCGCCGGCCTCCCCCAGCCGATCACACCGCCCTTCGGGAATGTCGCTTCCCCAGCTCTCTCCCCGGATGGGCGCTGGGTGCTCTATGTGCACTCGGACGGCGCAACGGATGGGCTGGCCCTGGTCGATGCGGAGGGACGAGGGTGGCCCCAGAAGGCGATCGAAGGCGCCGACTTCTACATGCAGCCCGTCTGGCACCCCACCCATCCGCTCATTGCCTGGGTGGAGTGGGACCATCCGAATATGCCCTGGGATGGGGCCCGCCTGGGCCTGGCCCGTCTGGAGGGCGATCCCCCCCGCCCCTCCCGGATCGAGGTGGTCGACGGCGACGCCCGCACACCGGTCTTCCAGCCCGCTTTCTCCCCTGACGGCCGTTTCCTGAGCTATATCCTCACGGAAGGGGAATGGGATGCCCTCGTGGTGATGGATCTGGAGACCGGCGCTCGACGGATCCTGGTGGAGGGGACCACGCTGGCGCCGCCCGCCTGGGTTCAGGGCCTGCGGGTTTACGGGTGGAGCCCCCGGGGAGATCGGATCTTCTACCGCCGCAGCGAGAACGCCATGGCCTTTCTTGAGGCCGTCGACCTGGAAGGGCACATCGTTCGCCTGGACCTGGGGCCTTACACCTGGTTCGAACAGCTCGCTGTCGCGCCGGATCGGGAGGCCCTGGCGATGATCGCCTCCTCGCCCCTCCAGCCGCCCCGCGGGATCTCCTGGGAAGATGGCCGTATCCGCGTCCATCGCTACGCCAGCGCGGAGCGGATCCCCCCGGAGGCGCTCTCTTTCCCCCAATCGATCCAGTGGCGCGCGCCCGATGGGACGATGGTCCACGGGCTCTATTACCCGCCTGTCGGGCCCAGGGTCGAAGGAACGGATTTTCCCCCTGCGATCATCAGCATCCACGGAGGCCCTACCTCTCAGCGGGTGATGAGCTACAACGCCGACGCCCAGTTTTTCGCCACCCGGGGCTTCGCCTATCTGGAGGTGAACTACCGGGGAAGCACGGGCTACGGCCGCTCGTATCGGGATGCCCTGAAAGGGAACTGGGGCGTTCTGGATGTAGAGGATGCCGTAGGTGGCGCCCGGGCCCTGGTGGAACGGGGCCTGGCGGATCCCCGGCGCCTGGTGATCATGGGCGGCAGCGCCGGCGGCTACACCGTGCTCAATGCCCTGATCCGCTATCCCGGCTTCTTTCGGGCCGGTATCTGTCTCTTCGGCGTCGCCAACCTGTTCACCCTGGCGGCGGAGACCCACAAGTTCGAGGCCCACTATCTGGATACACTGGTCGGACCGCTGCCGGAGGCCGCGGAGCGCTATCGGGAGCGATCTCCCATCTTCCACGCGGATCGGATCCAGGATCCGGTGGCGATTTTCCAGGGCGCGGAGGATCGCGTGGTGCCGCCCAACCAGGCCGAGGCCATCGCCGAGGCGCTGCGCCGGCGGGGCGTTCCCCATCTTTACCGCTTGTATCCCGGGGAAGGCCATGGCTGGCGCCGCGCGGAGACGATCACCGCCTTCTATCAGGAGGTTCTGGATTTCCTCCGCCAGTATGTGCTGTTCGCATAA
- the kdpF gene encoding K(+)-transporting ATPase subunit F, giving the protein MNLLHIFSAILAIILFIYLVIALLYPEKFQ; this is encoded by the coding sequence ATGAATTTATTGCATATTTTTAGCGCGATTTTAGCGATTATTTTATTTATTTACTTGGTGATAGCTTTGTTATATCCGGAAAAATTCCAATAA